In Dehalococcoidia bacterium, one DNA window encodes the following:
- a CDS encoding nucleotide exchange factor GrpE, producing the protein MTEDGQSDESQTLEEQMDAELDEVSELQARLDEAEREKDQFRSMALRYRADLENYKKRATQELADTRERANAQLLLKLIVVADDFNRAVNFLPEDAVDVSWYEGVQLVQRSLENMLQSEGLSRIEATIGQPFDVSQHEAVFFEPTNEVSEGAVVRIVRDGYRLHSRVLRAAQVSVAQAPTDD; encoded by the coding sequence ATGACAGAAGATGGGCAGTCCGACGAGAGTCAGACTCTAGAAGAGCAGATGGACGCCGAACTGGACGAGGTTTCGGAACTCCAGGCTCGCCTCGACGAGGCCGAGCGCGAGAAAGACCAGTTCAGGTCCATGGCGCTGAGATACAGGGCCGACCTGGAGAACTACAAGAAGCGAGCTACACAGGAACTTGCCGATACCAGGGAGCGCGCCAACGCGCAGCTCCTTCTGAAGCTGATCGTAGTGGCAGACGACTTCAACCGGGCGGTCAACTTCCTGCCTGAAGACGCAGTCGACGTTAGCTGGTACGAGGGCGTGCAGCTCGTCCAGCGGAGCCTGGAGAACATGCTCCAGTCCGAGGGGCTGTCCCGCATCGAGGCGACCATCGGCCAGCCGTTCGACGTGTCTCAGCACGAGGCCGTATTCTTCGAGCCGACTAACGAAGTAAGCGAGGGCGCCGTGGTCCGAATCGTCAGAGACGGATACAGGCTCCACAGCAGGGTGCTCAGGGCGGCGCAGGTAAGTGTCGCACAGGCCCCGACGGATGACTGA
- a CDS encoding MerR family transcriptional regulator, with protein MQEGVYVISVAARILDMHPQTLRKYERVGLVLPSRTGGMSRLYSDEDIARLQLIKHLVENLGLNLAGVKLAMQLFNRMIRMRSQMAQLEGQQLREALNESLDEMFKILAG; from the coding sequence ATGCAGGAAGGTGTATACGTCATAAGCGTCGCCGCGCGCATTCTGGACATGCATCCCCAAACTTTACGAAAATATGAAAGAGTGGGTCTTGTGCTGCCCTCGCGCACCGGGGGCATGTCCAGGCTCTACTCTGACGAAGATATCGCGCGTCTGCAGCTCATCAAGCATCTCGTCGAAAACCTGGGCCTCAATCTGGCCGGAGTGAAGTTGGCGATGCAGCTGTTCAACAGGATGATACGGATGCGGTCGCAAATGGCCCAGTTGGAAGGACAGCAACTCAGGGAAGCTCTCAACGAAAGCCTGGACGAGATGTTCAAGATTCTCGCCGGCTGA